From Coffea arabica cultivar ET-39 chromosome 10e, Coffea Arabica ET-39 HiFi, whole genome shotgun sequence, one genomic window encodes:
- the LOC113711603 gene encoding protein SET DOMAIN GROUP 41-like: MDGGTGDGLDGDCKSSKGCGPSIIVRSIKGVKKNERIPITYTDLFQPKEMRQAELFTNYWFNCCCKRCTATPATYIDRALQEIFVSGVDGLNLISNEDSYRSKATAKFTDSIDGAIDEYLNFNNPESCCEKLEDLLTHGHPQEPLKPKPEKSPQCIRLHLFHHQSLHAYTTTLASAYRVRASDLLAFNPENHQHQMEAFTLSRISAAYSLLLAIVTHHLFLSESSIIACAVNFWKNAGESLVYLFRSSAWGTFSNLQQSVSENSSILNHKCYQIVQLDSSEANSFINTEDQCGMFGDISRQHINCIVNLTEKIWSFLSHESRHLQEVKELIDFRWLLTVETPLDLGTRLTCRDSRSVSRLQEKEHTNLERAYLFQLGLHCLHYATYLSNICYGLNSLLTGEVCQSSIL, translated from the exons ATGGACGGTGGAACTGGTGATGGACTTGATGGTGATTGCAAGA GTAGTAAGGGATGTGGTCCGAGCATCATAGTCCGGAGCATAAAAggagttaagaaaaatgagaggaTACCAATTACTTATACTGATTTGTTCCAACCTAAG GAAATGCGGCAGGCTGAATTGTTTACAAATTACTGGTTCAATTGTTGCTGTAAGCGATGTACTGCAACTCCTGCAACTTATATTGATCGTGCTTTGCAG gaaatttttgtttctgGTGTTGATGGTCTCAACTTGATTTCCAATGAAGACTCGTACAGATCCAAAGCAACTGCAAAATTCACGGATTCAATTGATGGTGCTATTGATGAGTATTTGAACTTTAACAATCCCGAGTCATGCTGTGAGAAGCTTGAGGATTTGCTTACACATGGGCACCCTCAAGAGCCACTGAAACCAAAGCCAGAAAAGTCACCTCAATGCATAAGGTTACACTTGTTTCATCATCAATCTCTACATGCATACACCACTACACTTGCTTCAGCATACAGAGTCCGTGCTAGTGACCTCTTGGCTTTTAATCCTGAAAATCATCAGCATCAAATGGAAGCTTTCACTCTGAGCAGAATAAGTGCAGCCTACTCCTTGTTGTTGGCTATAGTTACAcatcatctttttctttctgaATCTTCAATAATTGCCTGTGCTgtgaatttctggaaaaatgcTGGGGAGTCCCTAGTTTATCTTTTTAGAAGCTCAGCCTGGGGTACATTTTCCAATTTACAGCAATCTGTTTCTGAAAATTCGTCCATTCTAAACCATAAATGCTATCAGATTGTCCAACTGGATAGTAGTGAAGCCAATTCTTTTATTAATACTGAAGATCAATGTGGAATGTTTGGGGACATAAGTAGGCAGCACATAAATTGTATTGTCAACTTAACAGAGAAAATATGGAGCTTCCTTAGTCATGAAAGTCGACATCTGCAAGAAGTTAAAGAGCTCATTGATTTTAGATGGCTTCTCACAGTGGAAACTCCCCTTGATCTCGGAACTCGTCTTACTTGCCGGGATAGCAGGAGTGTTTCCAGACTTCAAGAAAAGGAGCATACCAACCTAGAGAGAGCATATCTCTTTCAGCTTGGTCTCCACTGCCTGCATTATGCAACATATTTGTCAAACATCTGTTATGGCCTAAATTCCCTGTTGACAGGTGAAGTTTGTCAATCTTCTATACTCTGA